One genomic region from Gossypium hirsutum isolate 1008001.06 chromosome D13, Gossypium_hirsutum_v2.1, whole genome shotgun sequence encodes:
- the LOC107918827 gene encoding transcription factor TGA2.3 isoform X4, giving the protein MQSFKAAAPHTTPDMFCHSSFFLRGDDDFNPANAFHHDDSVDLSSSSIFSLKSSNVDVVGNSLHYDAFNTGIRAAEIVSSGTGCLDTGQFMYQKGTTLGNGHIENWGDSGLADNSQQTDTSTDVDTDDKNQELMGIIISSYLVMDLQLQHGAIITVDQSKLKTGDQKTLRRLAQNREAARKSRLRKKAYVQQLESSRLRLTRLEQELQKARQQGIFIASGLSGGHGLSVSGNALAFDMDYAHWLNEHQRLINDLRSGLNSHLGDSELRILVESVMAHYDEVFKLKSIGVKADAFHMLSGMWKTPAERCFMWLGGFRSSELLKILGKHLEPLTDQQLMGICNLQQSSQQAEDALSQGMEALQQALVDTLSSACLGPTACGNVADYMSQMAIAMSKLATLENFLHQADLLRHQTLQQMHRILTTRQAARALLVFSDYNSRLRALSSLWLARPRN; this is encoded by the exons atgcaGAGCTTCAAAGCTGCAGCACCTCATACTACCCCAGACATGTTTTGCcactcttctttttttcttag GGGGGACGACGATTTTAATCCCGCTAATGCTTTTCATCACGATGATTCTGTTGACTTAAGCTCAA GCTCCATTTTTAGTTTAAAATCCAGTAATGTTGATGTTGTAGGCAATAGCTTGCACTATGACGCCTTCAACACG GGAATCAGGGCAGCAGAGATAGTTTCAAGTGGGACGGGGTGTTTGGATACAGGGCAGTTCATGTATCAGAAAGGGACAACGTTGGGGAATGGGCATATTGAAAACTGGGGTGACTCTGGCCTTGCTGATAATAGCCAACAGACTGACACTTCTACTGATGTTGACACTGATGATAAAAACCAG GAATTAATGGGGATAATTATTAGTTCATACTTGGTAATGGACTTGCAGCTTCAACATGGAGCTATTATAACCGTGGATCAGTCCAAGTTAAAAACTGGTGATCAAAAG ACACTTCGGCGGCTGGCTCAAAATCGAGAAGCTGCAAGGAAGAGTAGATTGAGAAAGAAA GCATACGTCCAGCAGCTTGAGAGCAGTCGACTTAGGCTTACACGACTAGAGCAAGAGCTTCAAAAAGCACGACAGCAG GGTATTTTTATTGCGTCTGGACTTTCCGGTGGCCACGGCCTTTCTGTTAGTGGAAATG CCTTGGCCTTTGACATGGACTATGCTCACTGGCTCAATGAGCATCAACGGCTGATTAATGACCTAAGATCAGGTCTTAATTCTCATCTAGGAGACAGTGAATTGCGCATTCTTGTTGAGAGTGTGATGGCACATTATGATGAGGTTTTCAAGCTAAAAAGCATTGGTGTAAAGGCAGATGCATTTCATATGCTTTCTGGCATGTGGAAAACACCTGCAGAGAGGTGTTTTATGTGGTTGGGCGGATTCCGTTCCTCCGAACTTCTCAAG ATACTTGGAAAGCACCTTGAGCCTTTGACAGACCAACAATTAATGGGCATATGTAATCTGCAGCAATCCTCCCAACAAGCTGAAGATGCCTTATCACAAGGAATGGAAGCTTTGCAACAAGCTCTAGTAGACACTCTTTCATCTGCATGTTTGGGTCCTACTGCCTGCGGGAATGTTGCAGATTACATGAGCCAGATGGCTATTGCAATGAGCAAGCTTGCTACTTTGGAGAACTTCCTTCACCAGGCTGACCTATTGAGACACCAAACTCTGCAGCAAATGCATCGGATTTTAACCACTCGCCAAGCAGCCCGAGCCCTGCTAGTTTTTAGTGATTACAACTCACGCCTTCGGGCACTTAGCTCTTTATGGTTAGCCCGACCTAGAAACTAA
- the LOC107918827 gene encoding transcription factor TGA2.3 isoform X3: protein MQSFKAAAPHTTPDMFCHSSFFLRGDDDFNPANAFHHDDSVDLSSSSIFSLKSSNVDVVGNSLHYDAFNTGIRAAEIVSSGTGCLDTGQFMYQKGTTLGNGHIENWGDSGLADNSQQTDTSTDVDTDDKNQELMGIIISSYLVMDLQLQHGAIITVDQSKLKTGDQKTLRRLAQNREAARKSRLRKKAYVQQLESSRLRLTRLEQELQKARQQGIFIASGLSGGHGLSVSGNAALAFDMDYAHWLNEHQRLINDLRSGLNSHLGDSELRILVESVMAHYDEVFKLKSIGVKADAFHMLSGMWKTPAERCFMWLGGFRSSELLKILGKHLEPLTDQQLMGICNLQQSSQQAEDALSQGMEALQQALVDTLSSACLGPTACGNVADYMSQMAIAMSKLATLENFLHQADLLRHQTLQQMHRILTTRQAARALLVFSDYNSRLRALSSLWLARPRN, encoded by the exons atgcaGAGCTTCAAAGCTGCAGCACCTCATACTACCCCAGACATGTTTTGCcactcttctttttttcttag GGGGGACGACGATTTTAATCCCGCTAATGCTTTTCATCACGATGATTCTGTTGACTTAAGCTCAA GCTCCATTTTTAGTTTAAAATCCAGTAATGTTGATGTTGTAGGCAATAGCTTGCACTATGACGCCTTCAACACG GGAATCAGGGCAGCAGAGATAGTTTCAAGTGGGACGGGGTGTTTGGATACAGGGCAGTTCATGTATCAGAAAGGGACAACGTTGGGGAATGGGCATATTGAAAACTGGGGTGACTCTGGCCTTGCTGATAATAGCCAACAGACTGACACTTCTACTGATGTTGACACTGATGATAAAAACCAG GAATTAATGGGGATAATTATTAGTTCATACTTGGTAATGGACTTGCAGCTTCAACATGGAGCTATTATAACCGTGGATCAGTCCAAGTTAAAAACTGGTGATCAAAAG ACACTTCGGCGGCTGGCTCAAAATCGAGAAGCTGCAAGGAAGAGTAGATTGAGAAAGAAA GCATACGTCCAGCAGCTTGAGAGCAGTCGACTTAGGCTTACACGACTAGAGCAAGAGCTTCAAAAAGCACGACAGCAG GGTATTTTTATTGCGTCTGGACTTTCCGGTGGCCACGGCCTTTCTGTTAGTGGAAATG CAGCCTTGGCCTTTGACATGGACTATGCTCACTGGCTCAATGAGCATCAACGGCTGATTAATGACCTAAGATCAGGTCTTAATTCTCATCTAGGAGACAGTGAATTGCGCATTCTTGTTGAGAGTGTGATGGCACATTATGATGAGGTTTTCAAGCTAAAAAGCATTGGTGTAAAGGCAGATGCATTTCATATGCTTTCTGGCATGTGGAAAACACCTGCAGAGAGGTGTTTTATGTGGTTGGGCGGATTCCGTTCCTCCGAACTTCTCAAG ATACTTGGAAAGCACCTTGAGCCTTTGACAGACCAACAATTAATGGGCATATGTAATCTGCAGCAATCCTCCCAACAAGCTGAAGATGCCTTATCACAAGGAATGGAAGCTTTGCAACAAGCTCTAGTAGACACTCTTTCATCTGCATGTTTGGGTCCTACTGCCTGCGGGAATGTTGCAGATTACATGAGCCAGATGGCTATTGCAATGAGCAAGCTTGCTACTTTGGAGAACTTCCTTCACCAGGCTGACCTATTGAGACACCAAACTCTGCAGCAAATGCATCGGATTTTAACCACTCGCCAAGCAGCCCGAGCCCTGCTAGTTTTTAGTGATTACAACTCACGCCTTCGGGCACTTAGCTCTTTATGGTTAGCCCGACCTAGAAACTAA
- the LOC107918827 gene encoding transcription factor TGA2.3 isoform X8 — MQSFKAAAPHTTPDMFCHSSFFLRGDDDFNPANAFHHDDSVDLSSSSIFSLKSSNVDVVGNSLHYDAFNTGIRAAEIVSSGTGCLDTGQFMYQKGTTLGNGHIENWGDSGLADNSQQTDTSTDVDTDDKNQTLRRLAQNREAARKSRLRKKAYVQQLESSRLRLTRLEQELQKARQQGIFIASGLSGGHGLSVSGNAALAFDMDYAHWLNEHQRLINDLRSGLNSHLGDSELRILVESVMAHYDEVFKLKSIGVKADAFHMLSGMWKTPAERCFMWLGGFRSSELLKILGKHLEPLTDQQLMGICNLQQSSQQAEDALSQGMEALQQALVDTLSSACLGPTACGNVADYMSQMAIAMSKLATLENFLHQADLLRHQTLQQMHRILTTRQAARALLVFSDYNSRLRALSSLWLARPRN, encoded by the exons atgcaGAGCTTCAAAGCTGCAGCACCTCATACTACCCCAGACATGTTTTGCcactcttctttttttcttag GGGGGACGACGATTTTAATCCCGCTAATGCTTTTCATCACGATGATTCTGTTGACTTAAGCTCAA GCTCCATTTTTAGTTTAAAATCCAGTAATGTTGATGTTGTAGGCAATAGCTTGCACTATGACGCCTTCAACACG GGAATCAGGGCAGCAGAGATAGTTTCAAGTGGGACGGGGTGTTTGGATACAGGGCAGTTCATGTATCAGAAAGGGACAACGTTGGGGAATGGGCATATTGAAAACTGGGGTGACTCTGGCCTTGCTGATAATAGCCAACAGACTGACACTTCTACTGATGTTGACACTGATGATAAAAACCAG ACACTTCGGCGGCTGGCTCAAAATCGAGAAGCTGCAAGGAAGAGTAGATTGAGAAAGAAA GCATACGTCCAGCAGCTTGAGAGCAGTCGACTTAGGCTTACACGACTAGAGCAAGAGCTTCAAAAAGCACGACAGCAG GGTATTTTTATTGCGTCTGGACTTTCCGGTGGCCACGGCCTTTCTGTTAGTGGAAATG CAGCCTTGGCCTTTGACATGGACTATGCTCACTGGCTCAATGAGCATCAACGGCTGATTAATGACCTAAGATCAGGTCTTAATTCTCATCTAGGAGACAGTGAATTGCGCATTCTTGTTGAGAGTGTGATGGCACATTATGATGAGGTTTTCAAGCTAAAAAGCATTGGTGTAAAGGCAGATGCATTTCATATGCTTTCTGGCATGTGGAAAACACCTGCAGAGAGGTGTTTTATGTGGTTGGGCGGATTCCGTTCCTCCGAACTTCTCAAG ATACTTGGAAAGCACCTTGAGCCTTTGACAGACCAACAATTAATGGGCATATGTAATCTGCAGCAATCCTCCCAACAAGCTGAAGATGCCTTATCACAAGGAATGGAAGCTTTGCAACAAGCTCTAGTAGACACTCTTTCATCTGCATGTTTGGGTCCTACTGCCTGCGGGAATGTTGCAGATTACATGAGCCAGATGGCTATTGCAATGAGCAAGCTTGCTACTTTGGAGAACTTCCTTCACCAGGCTGACCTATTGAGACACCAAACTCTGCAGCAAATGCATCGGATTTTAACCACTCGCCAAGCAGCCCGAGCCCTGCTAGTTTTTAGTGATTACAACTCACGCCTTCGGGCACTTAGCTCTTTATGGTTAGCCCGACCTAGAAACTAA
- the LOC107918827 gene encoding transcription factor TGA2.3 isoform X6 codes for MQSFKAAAPHTTPDMFCHSSFFLRGDDDFNPANAFHHDDSVDLSSSSIFSLKSSNVDVVGNSLHYDAFNTGIRAAEIVSSGTGCLDTGQFMYQKGTTLGNGHIENWGDSGLADNSQQTDTSTDVDTDDKNQLQHGAIITVDQSKLKTGDQKTLRRLAQNREAARKSRLRKKAYVQQLESSRLRLTRLEQELQKARQQGIFIASGLSGGHGLSVSGNAALAFDMDYAHWLNEHQRLINDLRSGLNSHLGDSELRILVESVMAHYDEVFKLKSIGVKADAFHMLSGMWKTPAERCFMWLGGFRSSELLKILGKHLEPLTDQQLMGICNLQQSSQQAEDALSQGMEALQQALVDTLSSACLGPTACGNVADYMSQMAIAMSKLATLENFLHQADLLRHQTLQQMHRILTTRQAARALLVFSDYNSRLRALSSLWLARPRN; via the exons atgcaGAGCTTCAAAGCTGCAGCACCTCATACTACCCCAGACATGTTTTGCcactcttctttttttcttag GGGGGACGACGATTTTAATCCCGCTAATGCTTTTCATCACGATGATTCTGTTGACTTAAGCTCAA GCTCCATTTTTAGTTTAAAATCCAGTAATGTTGATGTTGTAGGCAATAGCTTGCACTATGACGCCTTCAACACG GGAATCAGGGCAGCAGAGATAGTTTCAAGTGGGACGGGGTGTTTGGATACAGGGCAGTTCATGTATCAGAAAGGGACAACGTTGGGGAATGGGCATATTGAAAACTGGGGTGACTCTGGCCTTGCTGATAATAGCCAACAGACTGACACTTCTACTGATGTTGACACTGATGATAAAAACCAG CTTCAACATGGAGCTATTATAACCGTGGATCAGTCCAAGTTAAAAACTGGTGATCAAAAG ACACTTCGGCGGCTGGCTCAAAATCGAGAAGCTGCAAGGAAGAGTAGATTGAGAAAGAAA GCATACGTCCAGCAGCTTGAGAGCAGTCGACTTAGGCTTACACGACTAGAGCAAGAGCTTCAAAAAGCACGACAGCAG GGTATTTTTATTGCGTCTGGACTTTCCGGTGGCCACGGCCTTTCTGTTAGTGGAAATG CAGCCTTGGCCTTTGACATGGACTATGCTCACTGGCTCAATGAGCATCAACGGCTGATTAATGACCTAAGATCAGGTCTTAATTCTCATCTAGGAGACAGTGAATTGCGCATTCTTGTTGAGAGTGTGATGGCACATTATGATGAGGTTTTCAAGCTAAAAAGCATTGGTGTAAAGGCAGATGCATTTCATATGCTTTCTGGCATGTGGAAAACACCTGCAGAGAGGTGTTTTATGTGGTTGGGCGGATTCCGTTCCTCCGAACTTCTCAAG ATACTTGGAAAGCACCTTGAGCCTTTGACAGACCAACAATTAATGGGCATATGTAATCTGCAGCAATCCTCCCAACAAGCTGAAGATGCCTTATCACAAGGAATGGAAGCTTTGCAACAAGCTCTAGTAGACACTCTTTCATCTGCATGTTTGGGTCCTACTGCCTGCGGGAATGTTGCAGATTACATGAGCCAGATGGCTATTGCAATGAGCAAGCTTGCTACTTTGGAGAACTTCCTTCACCAGGCTGACCTATTGAGACACCAAACTCTGCAGCAAATGCATCGGATTTTAACCACTCGCCAAGCAGCCCGAGCCCTGCTAGTTTTTAGTGATTACAACTCACGCCTTCGGGCACTTAGCTCTTTATGGTTAGCCCGACCTAGAAACTAA
- the LOC107918827 gene encoding transcription factor TGA2.3 isoform X1, with translation MQSFKAAAPHTTPDMFCHSSFFLRGDDDFNPANAFHHDDSVDLSSSSIFSLKSSNVDVVGNSLHYDAFNTGIRAAEIVSSGTGCLDTGQFMYQKGTTLGNGHIENWGDSGLADNSQQTDTSTDVDTDDKNQELMGIIISSYLVMDLQLQHGAIITVDQSKLKTGDQKTLRRLAQNREAARKSRLRKKVTCLLLAYVQQLESSRLRLTRLEQELQKARQQGIFIASGLSGGHGLSVSGNAALAFDMDYAHWLNEHQRLINDLRSGLNSHLGDSELRILVESVMAHYDEVFKLKSIGVKADAFHMLSGMWKTPAERCFMWLGGFRSSELLKILGKHLEPLTDQQLMGICNLQQSSQQAEDALSQGMEALQQALVDTLSSACLGPTACGNVADYMSQMAIAMSKLATLENFLHQADLLRHQTLQQMHRILTTRQAARALLVFSDYNSRLRALSSLWLARPRN, from the exons atgcaGAGCTTCAAAGCTGCAGCACCTCATACTACCCCAGACATGTTTTGCcactcttctttttttcttag GGGGGACGACGATTTTAATCCCGCTAATGCTTTTCATCACGATGATTCTGTTGACTTAAGCTCAA GCTCCATTTTTAGTTTAAAATCCAGTAATGTTGATGTTGTAGGCAATAGCTTGCACTATGACGCCTTCAACACG GGAATCAGGGCAGCAGAGATAGTTTCAAGTGGGACGGGGTGTTTGGATACAGGGCAGTTCATGTATCAGAAAGGGACAACGTTGGGGAATGGGCATATTGAAAACTGGGGTGACTCTGGCCTTGCTGATAATAGCCAACAGACTGACACTTCTACTGATGTTGACACTGATGATAAAAACCAG GAATTAATGGGGATAATTATTAGTTCATACTTGGTAATGGACTTGCAGCTTCAACATGGAGCTATTATAACCGTGGATCAGTCCAAGTTAAAAACTGGTGATCAAAAG ACACTTCGGCGGCTGGCTCAAAATCGAGAAGCTGCAAGGAAGAGTAGATTGAGAAAGAAAGTAACGTGTTTATTGctg GCATACGTCCAGCAGCTTGAGAGCAGTCGACTTAGGCTTACACGACTAGAGCAAGAGCTTCAAAAAGCACGACAGCAG GGTATTTTTATTGCGTCTGGACTTTCCGGTGGCCACGGCCTTTCTGTTAGTGGAAATG CAGCCTTGGCCTTTGACATGGACTATGCTCACTGGCTCAATGAGCATCAACGGCTGATTAATGACCTAAGATCAGGTCTTAATTCTCATCTAGGAGACAGTGAATTGCGCATTCTTGTTGAGAGTGTGATGGCACATTATGATGAGGTTTTCAAGCTAAAAAGCATTGGTGTAAAGGCAGATGCATTTCATATGCTTTCTGGCATGTGGAAAACACCTGCAGAGAGGTGTTTTATGTGGTTGGGCGGATTCCGTTCCTCCGAACTTCTCAAG ATACTTGGAAAGCACCTTGAGCCTTTGACAGACCAACAATTAATGGGCATATGTAATCTGCAGCAATCCTCCCAACAAGCTGAAGATGCCTTATCACAAGGAATGGAAGCTTTGCAACAAGCTCTAGTAGACACTCTTTCATCTGCATGTTTGGGTCCTACTGCCTGCGGGAATGTTGCAGATTACATGAGCCAGATGGCTATTGCAATGAGCAAGCTTGCTACTTTGGAGAACTTCCTTCACCAGGCTGACCTATTGAGACACCAAACTCTGCAGCAAATGCATCGGATTTTAACCACTCGCCAAGCAGCCCGAGCCCTGCTAGTTTTTAGTGATTACAACTCACGCCTTCGGGCACTTAGCTCTTTATGGTTAGCCCGACCTAGAAACTAA
- the LOC107918827 gene encoding transcription factor TGA2.3 isoform X7: MQSFKAAAPHTTPDMFCHSSFFLRGDDDFNPANAFHHDDSVDLSSSSIFSLKSSNVDVVGNSLHYDAFNTGIRAAEIVSSGTGCLDTGQFMYQKGTTLGNGHIENWGDSGLADNSQQTDTSTDVDTDDKNQTLRRLAQNREAARKSRLRKKVTCLLLAYVQQLESSRLRLTRLEQELQKARQQGIFIASGLSGGHGLSVSGNAALAFDMDYAHWLNEHQRLINDLRSGLNSHLGDSELRILVESVMAHYDEVFKLKSIGVKADAFHMLSGMWKTPAERCFMWLGGFRSSELLKILGKHLEPLTDQQLMGICNLQQSSQQAEDALSQGMEALQQALVDTLSSACLGPTACGNVADYMSQMAIAMSKLATLENFLHQADLLRHQTLQQMHRILTTRQAARALLVFSDYNSRLRALSSLWLARPRN; the protein is encoded by the exons atgcaGAGCTTCAAAGCTGCAGCACCTCATACTACCCCAGACATGTTTTGCcactcttctttttttcttag GGGGGACGACGATTTTAATCCCGCTAATGCTTTTCATCACGATGATTCTGTTGACTTAAGCTCAA GCTCCATTTTTAGTTTAAAATCCAGTAATGTTGATGTTGTAGGCAATAGCTTGCACTATGACGCCTTCAACACG GGAATCAGGGCAGCAGAGATAGTTTCAAGTGGGACGGGGTGTTTGGATACAGGGCAGTTCATGTATCAGAAAGGGACAACGTTGGGGAATGGGCATATTGAAAACTGGGGTGACTCTGGCCTTGCTGATAATAGCCAACAGACTGACACTTCTACTGATGTTGACACTGATGATAAAAACCAG ACACTTCGGCGGCTGGCTCAAAATCGAGAAGCTGCAAGGAAGAGTAGATTGAGAAAGAAAGTAACGTGTTTATTGctg GCATACGTCCAGCAGCTTGAGAGCAGTCGACTTAGGCTTACACGACTAGAGCAAGAGCTTCAAAAAGCACGACAGCAG GGTATTTTTATTGCGTCTGGACTTTCCGGTGGCCACGGCCTTTCTGTTAGTGGAAATG CAGCCTTGGCCTTTGACATGGACTATGCTCACTGGCTCAATGAGCATCAACGGCTGATTAATGACCTAAGATCAGGTCTTAATTCTCATCTAGGAGACAGTGAATTGCGCATTCTTGTTGAGAGTGTGATGGCACATTATGATGAGGTTTTCAAGCTAAAAAGCATTGGTGTAAAGGCAGATGCATTTCATATGCTTTCTGGCATGTGGAAAACACCTGCAGAGAGGTGTTTTATGTGGTTGGGCGGATTCCGTTCCTCCGAACTTCTCAAG ATACTTGGAAAGCACCTTGAGCCTTTGACAGACCAACAATTAATGGGCATATGTAATCTGCAGCAATCCTCCCAACAAGCTGAAGATGCCTTATCACAAGGAATGGAAGCTTTGCAACAAGCTCTAGTAGACACTCTTTCATCTGCATGTTTGGGTCCTACTGCCTGCGGGAATGTTGCAGATTACATGAGCCAGATGGCTATTGCAATGAGCAAGCTTGCTACTTTGGAGAACTTCCTTCACCAGGCTGACCTATTGAGACACCAAACTCTGCAGCAAATGCATCGGATTTTAACCACTCGCCAAGCAGCCCGAGCCCTGCTAGTTTTTAGTGATTACAACTCACGCCTTCGGGCACTTAGCTCTTTATGGTTAGCCCGACCTAGAAACTAA
- the LOC107918827 gene encoding transcription factor TGA2.3 isoform X2, producing the protein MQSFKAAAPHTTPDMFCHSSFFLRGDDDFNPANAFHHDDSVDLSSSSIFSLKSSNVDVVGNSLHYDAFNTGIRAAEIVSSGTGCLDTGQFMYQKGTTLGNGHIENWGDSGLADNSQQTDTSTDVDTDDKNQELMGIIISSYLVMDLQLQHGAIITVDQSKLKTGDQKTLRRLAQNREAARKSRLRKKVTCLLLAYVQQLESSRLRLTRLEQELQKARQQGIFIASGLSGGHGLSVSGNALAFDMDYAHWLNEHQRLINDLRSGLNSHLGDSELRILVESVMAHYDEVFKLKSIGVKADAFHMLSGMWKTPAERCFMWLGGFRSSELLKILGKHLEPLTDQQLMGICNLQQSSQQAEDALSQGMEALQQALVDTLSSACLGPTACGNVADYMSQMAIAMSKLATLENFLHQADLLRHQTLQQMHRILTTRQAARALLVFSDYNSRLRALSSLWLARPRN; encoded by the exons atgcaGAGCTTCAAAGCTGCAGCACCTCATACTACCCCAGACATGTTTTGCcactcttctttttttcttag GGGGGACGACGATTTTAATCCCGCTAATGCTTTTCATCACGATGATTCTGTTGACTTAAGCTCAA GCTCCATTTTTAGTTTAAAATCCAGTAATGTTGATGTTGTAGGCAATAGCTTGCACTATGACGCCTTCAACACG GGAATCAGGGCAGCAGAGATAGTTTCAAGTGGGACGGGGTGTTTGGATACAGGGCAGTTCATGTATCAGAAAGGGACAACGTTGGGGAATGGGCATATTGAAAACTGGGGTGACTCTGGCCTTGCTGATAATAGCCAACAGACTGACACTTCTACTGATGTTGACACTGATGATAAAAACCAG GAATTAATGGGGATAATTATTAGTTCATACTTGGTAATGGACTTGCAGCTTCAACATGGAGCTATTATAACCGTGGATCAGTCCAAGTTAAAAACTGGTGATCAAAAG ACACTTCGGCGGCTGGCTCAAAATCGAGAAGCTGCAAGGAAGAGTAGATTGAGAAAGAAAGTAACGTGTTTATTGctg GCATACGTCCAGCAGCTTGAGAGCAGTCGACTTAGGCTTACACGACTAGAGCAAGAGCTTCAAAAAGCACGACAGCAG GGTATTTTTATTGCGTCTGGACTTTCCGGTGGCCACGGCCTTTCTGTTAGTGGAAATG CCTTGGCCTTTGACATGGACTATGCTCACTGGCTCAATGAGCATCAACGGCTGATTAATGACCTAAGATCAGGTCTTAATTCTCATCTAGGAGACAGTGAATTGCGCATTCTTGTTGAGAGTGTGATGGCACATTATGATGAGGTTTTCAAGCTAAAAAGCATTGGTGTAAAGGCAGATGCATTTCATATGCTTTCTGGCATGTGGAAAACACCTGCAGAGAGGTGTTTTATGTGGTTGGGCGGATTCCGTTCCTCCGAACTTCTCAAG ATACTTGGAAAGCACCTTGAGCCTTTGACAGACCAACAATTAATGGGCATATGTAATCTGCAGCAATCCTCCCAACAAGCTGAAGATGCCTTATCACAAGGAATGGAAGCTTTGCAACAAGCTCTAGTAGACACTCTTTCATCTGCATGTTTGGGTCCTACTGCCTGCGGGAATGTTGCAGATTACATGAGCCAGATGGCTATTGCAATGAGCAAGCTTGCTACTTTGGAGAACTTCCTTCACCAGGCTGACCTATTGAGACACCAAACTCTGCAGCAAATGCATCGGATTTTAACCACTCGCCAAGCAGCCCGAGCCCTGCTAGTTTTTAGTGATTACAACTCACGCCTTCGGGCACTTAGCTCTTTATGGTTAGCCCGACCTAGAAACTAA
- the LOC107918827 gene encoding transcription factor TGA2.3 isoform X5: MQSFKAAAPHTTPDMFCHSSFFLRGDDDFNPANAFHHDDSVDLSSSSIFSLKSSNVDVVGNSLHYDAFNTGIRAAEIVSSGTGCLDTGQFMYQKGTTLGNGHIENWGDSGLADNSQQTDTSTDVDTDDKNQLQHGAIITVDQSKLKTGDQKTLRRLAQNREAARKSRLRKKVTCLLLAYVQQLESSRLRLTRLEQELQKARQQGIFIASGLSGGHGLSVSGNAALAFDMDYAHWLNEHQRLINDLRSGLNSHLGDSELRILVESVMAHYDEVFKLKSIGVKADAFHMLSGMWKTPAERCFMWLGGFRSSELLKILGKHLEPLTDQQLMGICNLQQSSQQAEDALSQGMEALQQALVDTLSSACLGPTACGNVADYMSQMAIAMSKLATLENFLHQADLLRHQTLQQMHRILTTRQAARALLVFSDYNSRLRALSSLWLARPRN; encoded by the exons atgcaGAGCTTCAAAGCTGCAGCACCTCATACTACCCCAGACATGTTTTGCcactcttctttttttcttag GGGGGACGACGATTTTAATCCCGCTAATGCTTTTCATCACGATGATTCTGTTGACTTAAGCTCAA GCTCCATTTTTAGTTTAAAATCCAGTAATGTTGATGTTGTAGGCAATAGCTTGCACTATGACGCCTTCAACACG GGAATCAGGGCAGCAGAGATAGTTTCAAGTGGGACGGGGTGTTTGGATACAGGGCAGTTCATGTATCAGAAAGGGACAACGTTGGGGAATGGGCATATTGAAAACTGGGGTGACTCTGGCCTTGCTGATAATAGCCAACAGACTGACACTTCTACTGATGTTGACACTGATGATAAAAACCAG CTTCAACATGGAGCTATTATAACCGTGGATCAGTCCAAGTTAAAAACTGGTGATCAAAAG ACACTTCGGCGGCTGGCTCAAAATCGAGAAGCTGCAAGGAAGAGTAGATTGAGAAAGAAAGTAACGTGTTTATTGctg GCATACGTCCAGCAGCTTGAGAGCAGTCGACTTAGGCTTACACGACTAGAGCAAGAGCTTCAAAAAGCACGACAGCAG GGTATTTTTATTGCGTCTGGACTTTCCGGTGGCCACGGCCTTTCTGTTAGTGGAAATG CAGCCTTGGCCTTTGACATGGACTATGCTCACTGGCTCAATGAGCATCAACGGCTGATTAATGACCTAAGATCAGGTCTTAATTCTCATCTAGGAGACAGTGAATTGCGCATTCTTGTTGAGAGTGTGATGGCACATTATGATGAGGTTTTCAAGCTAAAAAGCATTGGTGTAAAGGCAGATGCATTTCATATGCTTTCTGGCATGTGGAAAACACCTGCAGAGAGGTGTTTTATGTGGTTGGGCGGATTCCGTTCCTCCGAACTTCTCAAG ATACTTGGAAAGCACCTTGAGCCTTTGACAGACCAACAATTAATGGGCATATGTAATCTGCAGCAATCCTCCCAACAAGCTGAAGATGCCTTATCACAAGGAATGGAAGCTTTGCAACAAGCTCTAGTAGACACTCTTTCATCTGCATGTTTGGGTCCTACTGCCTGCGGGAATGTTGCAGATTACATGAGCCAGATGGCTATTGCAATGAGCAAGCTTGCTACTTTGGAGAACTTCCTTCACCAGGCTGACCTATTGAGACACCAAACTCTGCAGCAAATGCATCGGATTTTAACCACTCGCCAAGCAGCCCGAGCCCTGCTAGTTTTTAGTGATTACAACTCACGCCTTCGGGCACTTAGCTCTTTATGGTTAGCCCGACCTAGAAACTAA